A region of Maribacter algicola DNA encodes the following proteins:
- a CDS encoding IPT/TIG domain-containing protein, translating into MKTTLRFCALFMVIFSFVACNDDDGDSVSEFTVMSISPESGTVGTEIRITGTDFPSDASNISISFNGVSATVTSVTSTEIVTTVPSGAASGQIEISANGFTKLSASSFTVLSNLVTETISNLSAPQTGGQGEPVGGPFTKFSFETGAVTDSETDWDIAFRGTTIAVNGGTATGTNEEPTRNGNAGAAIQNGIFSDITSANGLSFDQDAAGSFAVPAGSGEGWYNYNPATFTVTPIPGRILVFRTHDGKFAKVEILSYYRDAPAEPDAFSDESRVYTFNYVYNPNEGETALE; encoded by the coding sequence ATGAAAACAACTCTTAGATTTTGTGCCCTTTTTATGGTGATTTTTTCTTTTGTGGCCTGTAACGATGACGATGGTGATTCGGTTTCTGAATTTACGGTGATGTCCATTTCCCCTGAATCTGGAACGGTGGGTACGGAAATTAGAATTACGGGAACCGATTTCCCTTCCGATGCTTCCAATATTTCCATATCGTTCAACGGGGTTTCCGCCACGGTAACTTCGGTGACCAGTACGGAAATCGTAACTACGGTTCCTTCGGGTGCTGCTTCGGGGCAAATTGAAATTTCCGCAAACGGTTTTACAAAATTATCGGCTTCCAGTTTTACCGTATTGTCAAATTTGGTTACAGAAACCATTTCGAACTTGTCCGCACCACAAACGGGTGGGCAGGGAGAACCTGTAGGCGGACCCTTTACAAAGTTTAGCTTTGAAACCGGTGCTGTAACTGATAGTGAGACGGATTGGGACATTGCCTTTCGAGGAACGACCATAGCTGTGAATGGCGGTACGGCTACGGGTACCAATGAGGAGCCTACGAGGAACGGCAATGCCGGCGCTGCGATACAAAATGGAATTTTTTCTGATATCACAAGTGCCAATGGACTCTCCTTTGATCAGGATGCGGCAGGTTCCTTTGCCGTACCTGCGGGAAGTGGTGAAGGATGGTACAATTACAATCCGGCCACCTTTACGGTGACTCCTATACCGGGTAGGATTTTGGTATTTAGGACCCATGATGGGAAATTTGCCAAAGTCGAGATTCTAAGTTATTATAGGGACGCACCTGCGGAACCGGATGCATTTTCGGATGAATCCAGGGTTTATACCTTCAATTATGTATACAATCCCAACGAGGGCGAAACCGCCTTGGAATAG
- a CDS encoding TonB-dependent receptor plug domain-containing protein, producing MSLNKNYFLIFFSGFCLYLSHGQTEQKVDSILTQDLDEVVVTATRTVRQLSSLPLPVTLIPKTQLEQTGVTRLDEILNEQTGIVMTPDATVGGGEGVQIQGIASDYVLILIDGVPVVGRSSGNLDLSRFAIGNIKQIEVVKGPSSSLFGSEALGGVINIITEKPSTEKISGQLSHRMATFNHHNSNFSINQRKEDFGYSFFMDRLSTDGYDLASGDIGQTVNPFDNYTLSGRFFYDVSENLDFFASGRFFHQIFDVAPSTSMEQDMNFLVRANHDPSSKTNLQYELYYTNYIADEESLDILTDEVLLANDFNQKLFRPEVRFNQKFNNNTLTLGVGANFETLQRNLFANNVSFLSQYIFSQYDFTPLEGLNVIAGLRFDNHSEYNSQLSPKLSARYEILPNLAVKGSVGSGFKAPDFRQLYLDFTNASGGGYSVFGKEVEAQGIQRLQENGEIANLAVNPTQLGQRLNAESSIGYNLGLTLKSGKLTTDVNLFRNDFTNLIDTQILASKTNGQNVFGYINRERVYTQGLETDIRFNGIKNLSLSGGYQLLFAYDKDQEEALNQGEVFARDPETLQTVRLERSQYFGLENRSRHTFNFKVFYEIPKWDANANLRVVYRSRFGLTDRNGNDLLDDFDNSFVDGYSLVNLSLGKTLFKHYQLQLGANNLLDFTGNNPLALQDNEVLINPGIQLFTRLNITF from the coding sequence ATGAGTCTAAATAAAAATTATTTTTTGATATTTTTTTCAGGATTTTGCCTTTACCTATCTCATGGGCAGACCGAACAAAAAGTAGATTCCATTCTAACACAGGACCTTGATGAAGTTGTAGTGACGGCAACACGTACCGTACGTCAACTTTCCTCATTACCATTGCCGGTGACCTTAATTCCTAAAACCCAATTGGAGCAAACAGGGGTCACTAGGTTGGACGAAATTTTGAACGAACAGACAGGAATTGTTATGACTCCAGATGCCACGGTGGGTGGGGGAGAGGGCGTTCAGATACAGGGTATTGCCTCAGACTACGTTTTGATACTTATTGATGGTGTTCCCGTGGTGGGGCGTAGTTCCGGTAACTTGGATTTGAGTCGGTTTGCCATTGGCAACATCAAGCAGATCGAGGTGGTCAAAGGACCCTCTAGCAGTCTTTTTGGTTCCGAAGCCCTTGGTGGTGTTATCAATATCATCACGGAAAAACCTTCGACCGAAAAAATAAGCGGACAGCTTAGCCATCGCATGGCCACGTTCAATCACCATAATAGCAATTTTAGTATCAACCAGCGAAAGGAGGACTTTGGTTATTCCTTTTTTATGGATAGGCTCAGCACGGATGGTTATGACCTGGCCTCCGGCGATATAGGGCAGACTGTAAATCCTTTTGACAACTATACGTTGAGCGGCCGCTTTTTCTACGATGTTTCGGAAAATCTTGATTTCTTCGCCTCCGGCCGATTCTTTCATCAGATTTTTGACGTAGCTCCCAGTACCAGCATGGAACAAGATATGAATTTCCTGGTACGGGCAAACCACGATCCATCTTCCAAAACGAATTTACAGTACGAACTGTACTACACCAATTATATTGCGGATGAGGAATCGTTGGATATTTTGACCGATGAGGTACTATTGGCCAATGATTTCAATCAGAAATTATTCCGTCCAGAGGTTCGATTCAACCAAAAATTCAATAACAACACGCTTACTTTAGGGGTTGGTGCCAATTTTGAAACATTGCAACGTAACCTTTTTGCGAACAATGTTTCCTTTCTATCTCAATATATCTTTTCACAGTATGATTTTACACCTTTGGAAGGCCTGAATGTGATTGCGGGACTTCGATTTGACAATCACAGCGAATACAATTCCCAATTGAGTCCCAAACTTTCTGCACGGTATGAAATATTACCTAATCTTGCCGTTAAAGGTTCCGTGGGCAGCGGCTTCAAGGCGCCCGATTTTAGGCAGTTGTACCTTGATTTTACAAATGCATCGGGTGGGGGCTATTCCGTTTTTGGCAAGGAAGTGGAGGCGCAGGGAATTCAGCGATTGCAGGAAAATGGCGAGATTGCTAATTTGGCCGTTAATCCTACTCAATTGGGCCAACGGCTCAATGCGGAAAGTTCCATTGGGTATAATTTGGGGCTGACCCTAAAATCGGGAAAATTAACGACCGATGTAAACCTTTTCCGCAACGATTTCACGAATCTTATCGACACCCAAATCCTTGCCTCCAAGACCAACGGTCAGAACGTTTTTGGCTACATCAATCGGGAACGGGTGTACACCCAGGGACTTGAAACCGATATTAGATTTAACGGTATTAAAAACCTGAGTCTTTCCGGTGGATATCAATTGCTGTTCGCTTATGATAAGGACCAGGAGGAGGCCCTAAATCAAGGCGAGGTTTTTGCTCGAGATCCAGAGACCCTACAAACCGTACGTTTGGAAAGAAGCCAGTACTTTGGTCTGGAAAATCGTTCCCGCCACACCTTTAATTTCAAGGTATTCTATGAAATCCCCAAATGGGATGCAAACGCCAACCTCAGGGTCGTTTACCGCAGTAGGTTCGGACTTACCGATAGAAACGGCAACGACCTTTTGGACGATTTTGATAACAGTTTCGTAGATGGGTATTCCTTGGTGAACCTATCCTTGGGCAAAACCCTTTTCAAGCATTACCAACTTCAATTGGGCGCTAACAATCTTTTGGACTTTACGGGCAACAACCCGCTCGCTTTACAGGATAACGAGGTTCTAATAAATCCTGGAATTCAATTATTCACTCGATTAAACATTACATTCTAA
- a CDS encoding DUF6607 family protein: protein MKRVQLLTVMVLYMGVSVFAQTKKEKDQQSIKEMCGCFEVTFNFAETFNYSQDSLYKPSKTKVEKGLEWAQLVTDEDNKIVIQHILQVGNPAEPMIVKHWRQDWLYENTDFYLYNGDNEWSYAQKPINEVAGQWTQKVYQVDDSPRYEGSASWVHVDGTSYWENTTPAPLPRREYTTRGDYNLTMRGNRHEITSEGWIHDQDNSKIVRKDGETDFLLAKEKGYNNYLKVPDALCKAAAEWWTANDDKWAMVRGKWDEVFARDMDLVLKEKVDNKVLYKHLFEDEVSSADKIGEIIDSFVVEKNSKVALKSK, encoded by the coding sequence ATGAAAAGAGTTCAGCTATTAACAGTAATGGTCTTATATATGGGAGTAAGTGTTTTTGCCCAGACCAAAAAGGAAAAGGACCAGCAGTCGATTAAGGAAATGTGCGGCTGTTTCGAAGTCACCTTCAACTTTGCGGAAACCTTTAATTACAGCCAAGACTCGCTGTACAAACCATCCAAAACCAAGGTAGAAAAAGGTCTGGAATGGGCCCAATTGGTTACGGATGAAGATAACAAGATCGTTATACAACATATATTGCAAGTTGGAAACCCGGCGGAACCCATGATCGTTAAACATTGGAGACAGGATTGGTTGTATGAAAACACGGATTTCTACTTATATAACGGTGATAACGAATGGAGCTATGCTCAAAAACCTATAAACGAGGTCGCCGGACAATGGACCCAAAAAGTCTATCAGGTGGACGACAGTCCAAGGTATGAAGGTAGCGCCTCTTGGGTTCATGTGGATGGAACCAGCTATTGGGAAAATACGACCCCTGCCCCACTTCCCAGAAGGGAATACACGACCCGCGGGGATTACAACCTTACGATGCGCGGTAACCGCCATGAAATTACCTCTGAAGGATGGATTCACGATCAGGACAATTCCAAAATCGTTCGCAAGGATGGGGAGACCGATTTCCTTTTGGCCAAAGAAAAAGGATACAATAACTATTTAAAGGTTCCAGATGCACTTTGTAAAGCTGCGGCCGAATGGTGGACTGCCAATGATGATAAATGGGCTATGGTACGCGGCAAATGGGACGAAGTATTTGCCAGGGATATGGATTTGGTACTGAAGGAAAAAGTGGACAACAAGGTACTTTACAAGCATTTGTTCGAAGATGAAGTTTCAAGCGCTGATAAAATTGGGGAAATCATAGATTCCTTTGTAGTAGAAAAAAATTCCAAAGTAGCACTTAAAAGCAAATAA
- a CDS encoding ankyrin repeat domain-containing protein: MKNAFSLIITVAFSLGLTSQENPFLNREYWNSDPSIEQIEATILEGHDITERNAAYFDGPTYAILQKVNAKTMAHIISKEGNGVAKLTHDGRIYLHWAAYAGNLELVKYLLDQGSDAAAMDAHGYSVINFAANSGISDTNIYDALLDKGANINATTHDGANALLLAASGAQNLDVIDYFVEKGLALDSSDDIGNGVFQYASRSGNISVLKTLAGKGLDFKKVNTEGENALFMAARGTRRNQNTKEVFEYLESLGLSNQLINKEGRNLLHLIAGRNKDLNIFEHFITSGISPELKDKEGVTPLMITASGNDLDVVELLTKHVGDLNLTDDKGRNALMMAVESNEAEIVDFLLKKGADVASRDNDGNSIAYYLIHNYNPKNSDSFDRKWNLLQEAGLTMNGKQGNGNTLLHLAAKDNNLELLKRLENLAIDINEKNEDGVTALHFAAMSSDNEEMLKYMISMGADVSAKTEFEETVYDLASENELLQKHNVALDFLKI, from the coding sequence ATGAAAAACGCTTTTAGCCTGATAATCACAGTAGCCTTTTCTTTGGGGCTTACATCCCAAGAAAACCCATTTCTGAACAGGGAATATTGGAACAGCGATCCTTCTATAGAACAAATTGAGGCCACCATACTGGAAGGCCATGATATTACGGAGCGAAATGCCGCCTATTTTGATGGCCCCACCTATGCCATTCTACAGAAGGTGAATGCGAAAACCATGGCACATATCATTAGTAAAGAAGGCAACGGTGTTGCTAAACTGACCCACGATGGCAGAATTTACCTGCACTGGGCCGCGTACGCCGGAAACCTGGAATTGGTCAAGTATCTACTCGACCAGGGGTCTGATGCCGCAGCGATGGACGCCCATGGCTATTCCGTAATCAACTTTGCAGCCAATTCCGGTATTAGTGATACAAATATATATGATGCACTATTGGACAAAGGTGCTAATATTAATGCTACCACACATGATGGAGCGAACGCCTTGTTGCTGGCAGCATCCGGTGCACAAAACTTGGATGTAATCGATTATTTTGTGGAAAAGGGTCTAGCGCTTGATAGCTCCGACGATATCGGCAATGGGGTCTTCCAATATGCCTCCCGAAGCGGAAACATTTCCGTGTTAAAAACCCTAGCCGGAAAAGGTTTGGATTTTAAAAAAGTGAACACTGAAGGAGAAAATGCCCTGTTCATGGCCGCTAGGGGAACCCGTCGGAACCAAAACACCAAGGAGGTCTTTGAATATTTGGAGAGCCTTGGCCTTTCCAACCAACTTATCAATAAGGAAGGTAGAAATCTGTTACATTTAATTGCCGGAAGGAATAAGGACCTCAACATTTTCGAACATTTTATAACATCGGGGATTTCCCCTGAATTAAAAGATAAGGAAGGGGTAACCCCTTTGATGATTACAGCATCCGGAAACGACCTTGATGTTGTGGAGCTTTTGACAAAACACGTGGGGGATTTAAACCTAACCGATGACAAAGGTAGGAATGCCCTAATGATGGCGGTTGAAAGTAACGAGGCGGAGATAGTTGATTTTTTGTTGAAAAAAGGTGCGGATGTAGCCTCAAGGGATAATGATGGAAATTCCATTGCCTACTATCTGATTCACAATTACAATCCGAAAAATTCCGATAGTTTCGATAGAAAATGGAACTTGTTACAGGAAGCAGGCCTTACTATGAACGGAAAGCAGGGCAATGGTAACACACTGTTGCATCTTGCGGCCAAGGACAATAATTTGGAACTCTTAAAACGATTGGAGAATTTGGCTATCGACATCAATGAAAAAAATGAGGATGGTGTCACGGCGCTCCACTTTGCCGCCATGTCATCGGATAATGAAGAAATGTTGAAGTACATGATTTCAATGGGTGCGGACGTAAGTGCAAAAACCGAATTTGAGGAAACAGTATATGATTTGGCGAGTGAAAACGAATTGTTGCAAAAGCACAACGTAGCATTGGACTTTTTAAAAATATAA
- a CDS encoding DUF2271 domain-containing protein → MKKYFIPITAIVSLALFAFGTATKTTPYKCMIQLTNYEGEGAYIVVSILDGKGSYEETLYVQGDDNEWYRDLEEWWKNIYGIRRPNIDAIVGETVTGGQRKMTILNIPTDKIDAGYKIRFESAVEDQEYYKDDLEFDLTTENLAAKKEGKGFIRYVRMIQQ, encoded by the coding sequence ATGAAAAAATATTTTATCCCAATTACGGCCATCGTCAGTTTAGCCCTCTTTGCCTTTGGCACAGCCACCAAAACCACCCCGTATAAATGTATGATCCAGTTGACGAATTATGAAGGCGAAGGGGCCTACATCGTTGTTTCCATTTTGGATGGCAAAGGCAGCTATGAAGAAACGCTCTATGTTCAGGGCGATGATAATGAATGGTACCGGGACCTGGAAGAATGGTGGAAAAATATATACGGTATCAGACGACCCAATATAGATGCCATTGTGGGTGAGACCGTAACTGGCGGTCAGCGTAAAATGACCATTCTAAATATCCCTACGGATAAAATCGATGCCGGATATAAAATACGGTTTGAATCGGCCGTGGAGGACCAGGAATACTATAAGGACGATCTGGAGTTTGACCTTACCACGGAAAACCTTGCGGCAAAAAAGGAAGGCAAGGGTTTTATCCGCTATGTACGAATGATTCAACAATAA
- a CDS encoding PepSY domain-containing protein, translating into MTISIWRYSHLLLALSTGLFLIMASITGIILAFEPIQSTIKPYKPITLSTVSVGETIGVLQEEYEEVLSITVDANDFVLADVLTREGESKQLYVHPKTGEALGEPSPQHPIFQFTTNLHRSLFLKSLGRFFVGLVSFLLCLIAATGLMLIIKRQGGIVKLFSKVQKDYFELRYHVILGRWFLIPIFIIAATGAYLSAEKFSLLPSTLVLHERVSPNVDVDESVRPQDLDIFKTTSLNNIRKINFPFTPFPEDYFEVALRDKEIYVHQYTGEILSEKPYPFTFLASRMSLVLHTGQGSILWSLVLLLASASILFFIYSGFVMWRKRIKNSVKISKKNADACTHIILVGSETGTTFGFAKSLEKALKKLGKEVLVTQLNNYQAYKNAEHLFILTATYGEGDPPTNARNFLGLLETVKQPNTLKYSTVGFGSTHYPNYCKYAIDVENRLATTLGFEKVVPLYNIDNQSYDAFSDWSVRWSEAMGERLDLPVLENKNKTLKLHEFVVVSKTEPNGDDTFLIRLKAKDNAKFRSGDLLEYRPQEDGIPRWFSIARIGQEILLSIKKHELGVVSNYFNSLNPSENLEAGIKPNPHFQFPKKAKELICISNGTGIAPFLGIIDENKHKTPIHLYWGGRNNASLKIYTPHLDKLHCEGKMKPLKVAFSREGTSKTYVQDLVAKDSQKISKSLENGAFIMICGSLRMQNDVLEVLEKITNKELEKPLNYFEAKGQIKMDCY; encoded by the coding sequence ATGACCATCTCAATTTGGAGGTATAGTCACTTACTTTTGGCCCTATCCACGGGCCTTTTTTTGATAATGGCGTCCATTACGGGGATTATATTGGCCTTTGAACCCATACAGAGTACAATAAAACCATATAAACCCATTACTTTATCAACGGTATCCGTTGGAGAAACAATTGGGGTACTTCAAGAAGAGTATGAAGAGGTATTGAGTATAACCGTTGACGCCAACGATTTTGTCCTTGCGGACGTATTGACCAGAGAAGGTGAAAGCAAACAGCTGTACGTACATCCCAAGACAGGTGAAGCCCTTGGCGAACCGTCCCCCCAACATCCTATTTTTCAGTTCACGACCAATCTACACCGTTCCCTCTTTTTAAAGAGCTTAGGGCGTTTTTTCGTGGGGCTGGTTTCCTTTCTCCTATGTCTAATAGCCGCTACGGGGCTTATGCTCATCATAAAACGACAAGGAGGAATAGTCAAATTGTTCTCAAAAGTTCAAAAAGACTATTTTGAATTGCGATACCATGTCATTTTGGGGCGTTGGTTTCTGATTCCGATTTTCATTATTGCTGCGACAGGAGCATACCTATCCGCGGAAAAATTCTCCTTGCTTCCCAGCACCCTCGTTCTTCATGAAAGGGTTAGTCCAAATGTAGACGTAGACGAATCGGTAAGACCCCAAGATTTGGATATTTTCAAGACCACTTCCCTAAACAATATCAGAAAGATCAACTTTCCTTTTACGCCCTTTCCCGAGGATTATTTTGAAGTTGCGCTAAGGGATAAGGAAATCTATGTACACCAATACACTGGAGAAATTTTAAGCGAAAAACCATATCCCTTTACCTTCTTGGCAAGTAGGATGAGTTTGGTTTTACACACGGGACAAGGTTCCATACTTTGGTCCTTGGTTCTTTTGTTGGCAAGTGCATCCATCCTGTTCTTTATCTACTCGGGTTTTGTGATGTGGCGCAAACGTATAAAGAACTCGGTAAAAATCAGCAAAAAAAACGCCGACGCATGTACGCATATCATTTTGGTAGGTTCCGAAACTGGCACAACTTTCGGGTTTGCAAAATCGCTTGAAAAAGCCTTGAAAAAATTGGGTAAAGAAGTCCTTGTTACCCAACTCAATAATTATCAGGCGTACAAAAACGCGGAACATCTTTTTATACTCACAGCGACCTACGGAGAAGGAGACCCTCCCACCAATGCCCGAAACTTTTTGGGTTTATTGGAGACAGTAAAGCAACCAAATACCCTAAAGTATTCCACAGTAGGTTTTGGCTCTACCCATTATCCAAACTATTGTAAATACGCCATCGATGTTGAAAATCGGTTGGCTACCACACTTGGTTTTGAGAAGGTAGTTCCACTTTATAATATTGACAATCAATCCTATGATGCCTTTAGCGATTGGTCCGTACGTTGGAGTGAAGCTATGGGGGAACGTTTGGACCTTCCAGTGTTGGAAAACAAAAATAAAACTTTGAAACTACATGAATTTGTAGTGGTATCCAAGACAGAACCCAATGGAGACGATACCTTTTTAATCCGCCTAAAAGCAAAAGACAATGCCAAGTTCCGATCTGGGGATTTGTTGGAATACCGGCCCCAAGAGGATGGAATCCCCAGGTGGTTTTCCATTGCCAGAATAGGTCAGGAAATATTACTGAGCATCAAGAAACACGAACTTGGCGTCGTTTCAAATTACTTCAATTCCCTAAACCCTTCGGAAAACCTTGAAGCTGGCATTAAACCAAATCCACATTTCCAATTTCCCAAAAAGGCGAAGGAACTCATTTGTATTTCGAACGGTACAGGGATAGCACCATTTTTAGGCATTATTGACGAAAACAAACATAAAACTCCAATCCATCTATATTGGGGTGGCCGAAACAATGCTTCTTTGAAAATCTACACCCCTCATTTGGATAAGCTTCATTGTGAAGGAAAAATGAAGCCATTGAAGGTCGCCTTTTCGCGCGAAGGCACCTCCAAAACATATGTACAAGACCTCGTTGCAAAAGATTCCCAAAAAATTTCAAAGAGCCTTGAAAATGGAGCCTTTATTATGATTTGTGGGTCGTTACGCATGCAGAACGATGTTTTGGAAGTTCTAGAGAAAATCACGAACAAAGAACTGGAAAAGCCTTTAAATTATTTTGAAGCCAAGGGACAGATAAAAATGGACTGCTATTAA
- a CDS encoding hydroxymethylglutaryl-CoA lyase translates to MSNSKVKLIECPRDAMQGIKDFIPTEEKVRYLQSLLGCGFDTLDFGSFVSPKAIPQMVDTAEVLSKLDLSRTKSKLLAIIANVRGAEDAVKHAEIDYLGFPFSISENFQMRNTHKTIDESVETLQEIFNIADAANKEVVTYISMGFGNPYGDPWNVEIVGEWTEKLASMGARILSLSDTVGTSDPENIEYLFSNLIPKYPLIEFGAHLHTTPTKWHEKVDAAYKAGCRRFDGAIQGFGGCPMAKDELTGNMPTEKLLSYLTAQKAETGVNWMVFEAAYNKATELFSKYH, encoded by the coding sequence ATGTCCAACAGTAAAGTAAAGCTTATAGAATGTCCGAGGGATGCCATGCAGGGCATTAAGGATTTTATACCTACCGAAGAAAAGGTAAGGTACCTGCAATCCCTGTTAGGATGTGGTTTCGACACATTGGACTTTGGCAGTTTTGTTTCCCCTAAAGCTATTCCTCAAATGGTCGACACGGCCGAGGTGTTGTCCAAGTTGGACCTCTCAAGGACCAAAAGCAAATTATTGGCGATTATTGCCAATGTCCGCGGGGCGGAAGATGCGGTAAAGCATGCTGAAATCGATTATTTGGGCTTTCCCTTTTCCATATCGGAAAACTTTCAAATGCGAAACACTCATAAGACCATAGACGAATCGGTGGAAACACTCCAGGAGATTTTCAATATTGCCGATGCCGCCAACAAAGAAGTGGTCACCTATATTTCGATGGGTTTTGGAAATCCGTACGGTGATCCATGGAATGTTGAAATCGTGGGTGAGTGGACGGAGAAATTGGCATCGATGGGGGCGAGGATATTATCCCTTTCCGATACTGTGGGAACTTCGGATCCAGAGAATATCGAGTACTTGTTCTCCAATTTAATTCCCAAATATCCGCTCATTGAATTTGGGGCACATTTACATACAACGCCTACCAAATGGCACGAAAAGGTGGATGCCGCCTACAAAGCAGGTTGCCGCAGGTTTGATGGTGCCATACAGGGTTTTGGCGGTTGTCCTATGGCCAAGGATGAACTTACGGGGAATATGCCCACCGAAAAATTGTTGTCCTACCTTACCGCTCAAAAGGCGGAGACCGGCGTAAATTGGATGGTGTTTGAAGCCGCTTATAATAAGGCGACCGAATTATTTTCCAAGTATCATTAA
- a CDS encoding Dabb family protein: MKNKITGIVILLVCTCYSFSCKNQNNDLKKKEMEPEEMVQEDIVQSNDSLLRHVVIFKFKEGTSEEDIKKVEEAFHALPSKIPQIAGYEWGTNNSPEGLDKGFTHVFFLSFKSEEDRAIYLPHPDHKAFGAVLGPHLDDVLVMDYWTD; encoded by the coding sequence ATGAAAAACAAGATTACGGGGATTGTGATACTTTTGGTATGTACTTGCTACAGTTTTTCCTGCAAGAATCAAAATAATGATTTAAAGAAAAAAGAAATGGAGCCGGAAGAAATGGTACAAGAAGATATAGTACAATCCAATGATAGTTTGTTAAGGCACGTTGTTATATTCAAATTTAAGGAGGGTACCTCTGAAGAGGATATTAAAAAAGTAGAGGAAGCGTTTCACGCCCTACCTTCTAAAATTCCACAGATAGCGGGATATGAATGGGGAACCAACAACAGTCCAGAAGGTTTGGACAAAGGCTTTACCCATGTTTTCTTTCTATCCTTTAAAAGTGAAGAAGATAGGGCCATTTATTTACCCCATCCAGACCATAAGGCCTTTGGGGCCGTACTTGGACCACATCTTGACGATGTACTTGTTATGGATTACTGGACTGATTAA
- a CDS encoding quinone-dependent dihydroorotate dehydrogenase codes for MYKSVIRPILFLFDPEKVHHFSFALIKVISKIGLLGLLKPIFTIEDQRLEREVFGVKFKNPVGLAAGFDKNAVLYNELSDFGFGFVEIGTLTPKPQDGNPKKRLFRLKADSAIINRMGFNNLGVFEAVERLKKEHKVLIGGNIGKNKITPNDDAIKDYLICFDALFDYVDYFVVNVSSPNTPGLRELQDKEPLTRLLRELEVANIKLAAEKEVKRKPILLKIAPDLTNDQLLDIIDIVADTKIDGVIATNTTIERKNLKSHGLLLEEAGGLSGKPLKHRSTEVIQFLSERSNKAFPIIGVGGIHSPEDALEKLNAGADLIQLWTGFIYEGPILVKKINRAILEENYR; via the coding sequence ATGTACAAATCGGTAATACGCCCCATCTTATTTTTATTCGACCCGGAGAAGGTCCACCATTTTAGCTTCGCGTTGATAAAGGTCATTTCAAAGATTGGCCTTTTGGGTCTTTTAAAACCAATTTTCACCATAGAGGATCAAAGGCTAGAACGCGAGGTTTTTGGAGTCAAGTTTAAGAACCCGGTGGGTTTGGCTGCTGGATTTGACAAGAACGCCGTGCTTTATAATGAACTGTCGGATTTTGGTTTCGGGTTTGTGGAGATAGGTACTTTGACACCCAAACCTCAGGACGGAAACCCAAAAAAACGCTTGTTTCGGTTAAAGGCCGATAGTGCCATTATCAACAGGATGGGTTTTAACAACCTAGGCGTATTTGAGGCGGTGGAACGATTGAAAAAGGAACATAAGGTATTGATTGGGGGAAATATCGGTAAAAACAAAATTACGCCCAACGATGACGCTATAAAGGATTACTTAATCTGTTTTGATGCCCTTTTTGATTATGTGGATTATTTTGTTGTCAATGTAAGTTCGCCCAATACCCCGGGTTTACGGGAACTTCAGGATAAGGAACCATTAACAAGACTCTTAAGGGAACTGGAAGTGGCCAATATAAAATTGGCCGCTGAAAAGGAGGTAAAAAGAAAACCGATTTTATTGAAAATCGCACCGGACCTTACCAATGACCAACTTTTAGATATCATCGATATCGTTGCCGATACCAAAATAGATGGTGTAATCGCCACGAACACGACCATTGAGCGCAAAAATCTAAAATCCCACGGACTCTTATTGGAAGAGGCAGGTGGTTTGAGTGGCAAACCCTTGAAGCATCGAAGTACGGAGGTAATCCAATTTTTATCTGAACGCAGCAATAAAGCCTTCCCGATCATCGGAGTAGGGGGAATTCATTCTCCCGAAGATGCTTTGGAAAAGCTCAATGCCGGAGCCGATTTAATTCAGTTATGGACAGGTTTTATATACGAAGGCCCAATTTTAGTTAAAAAAATAAACCGGGCCATCCTAGAAGAAAACTATAGGTAG